The Streptomyces aurantiacus genome includes a region encoding these proteins:
- a CDS encoding S-(hydroxymethyl)mycothiol dehydrogenase — protein MAAQQVRGVIAPGKNEPVQIRTILIPDPGPGEAVVKVQACGVCHTDLHYKQGGISDDYPFLLGHEAAGVVESVGDGVTDVTPGDFVILNWRAVCGQCRACLRGRPWYCFDTHNAKQKMTLEDGTELSPALGIGAFAEKTLVAAGQCTKVDPSVSPAVAGLLGCGVMAGIGAAINTGGVGRGDSVAVIGCGGVGDAAIAGANLAGAARIIAVDIDDRKLEKARTMGATHTVNSKETDPVEAIRELTGGFGADVVIEAVGRPETYKQAFYARDLAGTVVLVGVPTPEMKLELPLLDVFGRGGSLKSSWYGDCLPSRDFPMLVDLHQQGRLDLSAFVTETIALDAVEQAFDRMHEGDVLRSVVEL, from the coding sequence ATGGCCGCCCAGCAGGTACGCGGTGTCATCGCCCCCGGGAAGAACGAACCGGTGCAGATCCGGACGATCCTCATTCCGGACCCGGGTCCCGGCGAGGCCGTGGTGAAGGTGCAGGCCTGCGGCGTCTGCCACACCGACCTGCACTACAAGCAGGGCGGCATCAGCGACGACTACCCCTTCCTGCTCGGCCACGAGGCGGCGGGCGTCGTCGAGTCGGTCGGCGACGGCGTCACCGACGTGACCCCCGGCGACTTCGTGATCCTCAACTGGCGTGCGGTGTGCGGCCAGTGCCGGGCCTGTCTGCGCGGGCGCCCCTGGTACTGCTTCGACACGCACAACGCCAAGCAGAAGATGACCCTGGAGGACGGCACCGAGCTCTCCCCCGCCCTGGGCATCGGCGCCTTCGCCGAGAAGACCCTGGTCGCGGCCGGCCAGTGCACCAAGGTCGACCCGTCCGTGTCCCCGGCGGTCGCGGGCCTCCTCGGCTGCGGCGTGATGGCCGGCATCGGAGCGGCCATCAACACCGGCGGGGTGGGCCGCGGCGACTCGGTGGCCGTCATCGGCTGCGGGGGCGTGGGCGACGCCGCGATCGCCGGGGCGAACCTCGCCGGCGCCGCGAGGATCATCGCTGTCGACATCGACGACCGGAAGCTCGAGAAGGCCCGCACGATGGGCGCCACCCACACGGTCAACTCCAAGGAGACGGACCCCGTCGAGGCGATCCGCGAGCTGACCGGCGGCTTCGGAGCCGACGTCGTCATCGAGGCGGTCGGCCGGCCCGAGACGTACAAGCAGGCGTTCTACGCCCGTGACCTGGCAGGCACGGTGGTCCTGGTCGGTGTCCCCACACCGGAGATGAAGCTCGAACTGCCCCTGCTGGACGTCTTCGGCCGCGGCGGCAGCCTCAAGTCCTCCTGGTACGGCGACTGCCTGCCCTCGCGCGACTTCCCCATGCTGGTCGACCTCCACCAGCAGGGCCGTCTGGACCTGTCGGCGTTCGTGACGGAGACCATCGCACTCGACGCGGTGGAGCAGGCCTTCGACCGCATGCACGAGGGTGACGTGCTGCGCTCGGTGGTGGAGCTCTGA